The Gemmatimonadota bacterium nucleotide sequence ACCGACCAGCGCCGCTGCCGCCGCGACGCCGTCCGCCGCCCGCATCAGCGACTCACCCACCAGCACGGCATCCACGCCCGAAGATCCCAGCGCATCCACCTGCGCCGCGCTGCTGATCCCGCTCTCCGCTACCAGCACCCGGTCCGGGGGGACCAGCGGCGCCAGCGCCAGAGCCCGCGTCATATCCGTTTCGAGTGTGTCCAGGTCGCGATTGTTCAGGCCAAGAAGCTGCGCACCGGCCCCCAGCGCCAGCTCCACCTCCGCAGCCGTGTGCGCCTCCACCAGCGCCGCCAAACCGAGCTGCCGGGCCAGCGCGAGCAACTCCAGCAGCCGGCCGCGCTCCAGCACCCGCACGATCAGCAGGATCGCGTCTGCACCCGCCGCCCGCGCTTCCCACAACTGCACCGCATCCAGAATGAAGTCCTTGCGCAGCACGGGAAGCTCCGTCGCCCGCCGCACCGCTCCCAGATCCGCCAAATCCCCGGCGAAGTGATGCCGGTCCGTAAGCACGCTCACCGCCGCTGCACCCCCGGCCGCGTACGCCTCC carries:
- the trpC gene encoding indole-3-glycerol phosphate synthase TrpC, with translation MRRRGPCPCGWCGWPPRAPSPRSARYPKKNRSARGVLRVLEGILSAKREEVEALGRRRRELRAAAESAAPPRDFPSALRRGGEVALIAEVKRRSPSAGWLRRRLEPGQVAEAYAAGGAAAVSVLTDRHHFAGDLADLGAVRRATELPVLRKDFILDAVQLWEARAAGADAILLIVRVLERGRLLELLALARQLGLAALVEAHTAAEVELALGAGAQLLGLNNRDLDTLETDMTRALALAPLVPPDRVLVAESGISSAAQVDALGSSGVDAVLVGESLMRAADGVAAAAALVGRRRVPRAGPRAAPSPGPSLARPWK